One genomic segment of Stigmatopora argus isolate UIUO_Sarg chromosome 18, RoL_Sarg_1.0, whole genome shotgun sequence includes these proteins:
- the LOC144092488 gene encoding putative uncharacterized protein MYH16 isoform X2 → MEEECNSLRQDLDQLEGALIACEQNKEQAMEELHSEEEKVDLLTQEKTQLQKRVEELEFQLAEERQQREELEQNYRKLEGENQGTQESIEGGEKTRNGPDQILRRMEMEISSTRSKLEAEEAITNDLQKKSRELQARIEELEEELEAERAIRAKVEKQRADLGRELEDLTDRLEEAGGLTASQMEMNKKREAELQRLRRDLEESSVQSETLAATLRKRHSDVIAELSEQCDSLQRTRAKLEKEKQNLRMEVDDLSTSLESLQKAKMSSDSQMKKIEEQLYEAARRGDDQQKALTELSVSKNRLTADNTDISRRLTEAENKSGQLSRTKSLLQSQLEELKKQLDEEVKCKQTVSGNLSSVRQECEGLKEQLEEEQESKQELQRLVSKLNSEVTQLRTKHETDAIQYADELEDTKKKLVLRLQEAEEAVEATQAKCASLEKTKQRLQGEVEELCMDMEKASGCGQALDKKQRVLEKQLGDWKQKCDELVTEVEGCQKESRQHAGELFKLKTVHEETLEQLEALRRENKAYQVEIADLTDQLTDGGKSVHELQKAKKKIEMEKEELQASLEESEAALEAEETKLMRLQLESSQSKADLERRLQEKEEEIETARKNHQRALDSLQATLDVEAKGRMEGLKLKKKLEADIAELELQVDQYTKNNAELSKISKKTQQQIKELQAQLEEEVRAREEHKEEIAALERRCALLVNDSEETRSALESTERVRKALEMELQASNEKYNDLNNQFQSVLSGKRKLEVDLQALHHEHEELQGELRGSADKSKKASSELARVGEELRLEQEHTLHLEKVKKGLETQFKDMSTKLEEAEQMAMKGGKKIIQKLEGKVKELQLELESEQKRHTESVKTLRKNERRLKELVFQSEEDQKNQLRMQELVERLQNKMKAYKRQIEEAEVQANMNLAKYRKTVHELDDAEERADIAESALTKIRSKKRGSFSKGYSSGYSTPFPSVMRSASSVGSEGRGEKILSDDNESVSSLIPAYLNSLKKLMID, encoded by the exons CAAGCTATGGAGGAACTACATAGCGAGGAGGAGAAAGTGGACCTATTGACTCAAGAAAAAACCCAACTACAGAAAAGGGTAGAAGAA TTGGAGTTTCAGCTGGCAGAGGAGCGCCAGCAGCGTGAAGAATTGGAGCAAAACTATAGAAAGTTGGAGGGCGAGAACCAGGGCACTCAAGAGAGTATCGAAGGAGGGGAGAAAACACGGAATGGCCCAGACCAAATACTCAGAAG GATGGAAATGGAAATAAGCAGTACTCGCTCCAAGCTTGAAGCTGAAGAAGCCATCACCAACGACTTGCAGAAAAAGAGTAGAGAGTTGCAG GCCCGAATTgaggagctggaggaggagcTGGAAGCTGAACGGGCCATAAGAGCAAAG GTGGAGAAGCAGAGGGCAGATCTAGGCAGGGAACTCGAAGATCTCACTGATAGACTAGAGGAAGCCGGTGGACTCACTGCCTCAcag ATGGAAATGAACAAGAAGCGAGAGGCAGAGCTCCAGCGTTTGAGGCGAGACCTAGAGGAGTCATCTGTCCAGTCAGAAACACTGGCTGCAACCCTCAGGAAACGCCACAGTGATGTCATTGCAGAGCTAAGTGAGCAATGTGACAGTCTGCAGAGGACAAGGGCCAAATTGGAGAAGGAGAAACAAAACTTGAGAATGGAAGTTGATGACCTGTCCACTTCACTCGAAAGTCTACAGAAAGCCAAG ATGTCTTCAGATAGccagatgaaaaaaatagaagaacAGCTCTATGAAGCCGCCAGGAGAGGAGATGACCAGCAAAAGGCACTCACTGAGCTTAGTGTTTCCAAAAACAGACTCACAG CTGATAATACCGACATTAGTCGGCgattgacagaggcagagaaTAAATCTGGCCAGTTGAGTCGTACCAAGTCTCTTCTCCAATCTCAACTGGAGGAGCTGAAGAAACAGCTGGATGAAGAGGTCAAA TGTAAGCAGACAGTCAGTGGAAATTTAAGCTCAGTGCGACAAGAGTGTGAGGGGCTCAAGGAGCAgctggaggaggagcaggagagCAAGCAAGAGCTGCAGAGGCTCGTTTCCAAACTCAACAGCGAGGTGACACAATTGAGAACCAAACACGAGACAGACGCCATTCAGTATGCTGATGAGCTGGAGGACACCAA AAAGAAGCTGGTATTGCGGCTCCAAGAGGCAGAGGAGGCAGTGGAAGCTACCCAGGCTAAATGCGCCTCTCTAGAGAAAACCAAACAGAGGCTTCAGGGAGAGGTGGAGGAACTGTGCATGGACATGGAGAAG GCCAGTGGATGTGGACAAGCACTCGATAAGAAGCAAAGGGTTCTCGAGAAACAGCTAGGAGACTGGAAGCAAAAGTGTGATGAGCTGGTCACAGAGGTGGAGGGTTGTCAAAAGGAGAGTAGACAACACGCAGGCGAGCTCTTCAAACTGAAGACGGTTCATGAAGAGACTCTGGAGCAGCTGGAAGCTTTACGTAGGGAGAATAAGGCATACCAAG TGGAGATTGCTGACCTGACGGACCAGCTCACAGATGGAGGCAAAAGTGTCCATGAGCTCCAGAAAGCAAAGAAGAAGATAGAGATGGAGAAAGAAGAATTACAGGCTTCATTGGAAGAATCAGAGGCAGCTCTAGAG GCAGAGGAAACCAAGTTAATGAGGCTGCAGCTGGAGTCGTCTCAGTCAAAAGCAGATCTGGAGCGCAGACTTCAAGAGAAGGAGGAAGAGATTGAAACTGCCCG AAAAAACCACCAGAGGGCATTGGACTCCCTGCAGGCCACTTTAGATGTAGAAGCTAAAGGTCGCATGGAGGGActgaagcttaaaaaaaaactagaggCCGATATTGCTGAACTGGAACTTCAAGTTGATCAGTATACCAAGAACAACGCTGAGTTAAGCAAGATCAGTAAAAAGACACAGCAACAGATTAAG GAGCTCCAAGCTCAGCTCGAGGAAGAAGTAAGGGCCCGTGAAGAGCACAAGGAGGAGATAGCGGCCTTGGAGCGCCGTTGTGCTCTGCTCGTTAATGACAGTGAAGAAACTCGCTCAGCCCTGGAGAGTACAGAGAGAGTTCGCAAAGCCCTGGAGATGGAGTTACAGGCTTCCaatgaaaaatacaatgatCTCAACAACCAG TTCCAATCAGTTCTGAGTGGAAAGAGGAAGCTGGAGGTTGATCTCCAAGCTCTGCACCACGAACATGAGGAGCTCCAAGGAGAGCTGAGGGGATCCGCAGATAAGTCCAAAAAGGCTAGCTCTGAG TTGGCCAGAGTAGGGGAGGAGCTACGCTTGgaacaagaacacacacttcatctagagaaggtgaagaaaggTCTTGAGACTCAGTTTAAAGACATGAGCACCAAGCTGGAAGAAGCAGAGCAGATGGCTATGAAAGGTGGCAAGAAGATCATCCAGAAGTTGGAGGGAAAG GTAAAGGAGTTGCAGCTTGAACTGGAGTCCGAGCAGAAACGACATACTGAGAGTGTCAAGACACTGAGGAAAAATGAACGCCGTCTCAAGGAGTTGGTCTTCCAGTCTGAGGAAGACCAGAAAAACCAGCTGAGAATGCAGGAGCTAGTGGAGAGGTTGCAGAACAAAATGAAGGCTTACAAGAGACAAATCGAAGAAGCT GAGGTGCAAGCCAACATGAATTTGGCCAAGTACCGGAAGACAGTCCATGAGCTGGACGATGCTGAGGAACGAGCCGACATTGCAGAGTCAGCGCTCACAAAGATAAGGTCAAAAAAGAGAGGGAGCTTCAGCAAGGGATACTCCTCT GGTTACAGCACCCCGTTCCCTAGTGTGATGCGGTCAGCCAGCTCAGTAGGCTCAGAGGGCCGAGGTGAGAAAATCCTGAGTGACGACAACGAATCCGTCAGCTCCCTTATCCCAGCTTATCTCAACTCCCTTAAGAAGCTCATGATCGACTAG
- the LOC144092488 gene encoding myosin heavy chain, skeletal muscle isoform X3, with translation MAVLSAEILCWHARIEELEEELEAERAIRAKVEKQRADLGRELEDLTDRLEEAGGLTASQMEMNKKREAELQRLRRDLEESSVQSETLAATLRKRHSDVIAELSEQCDSLQRTRAKLEKEKQNLRMEVDDLSTSLESLQKAKMSSDSQMKKIEEQLYEAARRGDDQQKALTELSVSKNRLTADNTDISRRLTEAENKSGQLSRTKSLLQSQLEELKKQLDEEVKCKQTVSGNLSSVRQECEGLKEQLEEEQESKQELQRLVSKLNSEVTQLRTKHETDAIQYADELEDTKKKLVLRLQEAEEAVEATQAKCASLEKTKQRLQGEVEELCMDMEKASGCGQALDKKQRVLEKQLGDWKQKCDELVTEVEGCQKESRQHAGELFKLKTVHEETLEQLEALRRENKAYQVEIADLTDQLTDGGKSVHELQKAKKKIEMEKEELQASLEESEAALEAEETKLMRLQLESSQSKADLERRLQEKEEEIETARKNHQRALDSLQATLDVEAKGRMEGLKLKKKLEADIAELELQVDQYTKNNAELSKISKKTQQQIKELQAQLEEEVRAREEHKEEIAALERRCALLVNDSEETRSALESTERVRKALEMELQASNEKYNDLNNQFQSVLSGKRKLEVDLQALHHEHEELQGELRGSADKSKKASSELARVGEELRLEQEHTLHLEKVKKGLETQFKDMSTKLEEAEQMAMKGGKKIIQKLEGKVKELQLELESEQKRHTESVKTLRKNERRLKELVFQSEEDQKNQLRMQELVERLQNKMKAYKRQIEEAEVQANMNLAKYRKTVHELDDAEERADIAESALTKIRSKKRGSFSKGYSSGYSTPFPSVMRSASSVGSEGRGEKILSDDNESVSSLIPAYLNSLKKLMID, from the exons ATGGCTGTTCTATCAGCAGAGATCCTTTGCTGGCAT GCCCGAATTgaggagctggaggaggagcTGGAAGCTGAACGGGCCATAAGAGCAAAG GTGGAGAAGCAGAGGGCAGATCTAGGCAGGGAACTCGAAGATCTCACTGATAGACTAGAGGAAGCCGGTGGACTCACTGCCTCAcag ATGGAAATGAACAAGAAGCGAGAGGCAGAGCTCCAGCGTTTGAGGCGAGACCTAGAGGAGTCATCTGTCCAGTCAGAAACACTGGCTGCAACCCTCAGGAAACGCCACAGTGATGTCATTGCAGAGCTAAGTGAGCAATGTGACAGTCTGCAGAGGACAAGGGCCAAATTGGAGAAGGAGAAACAAAACTTGAGAATGGAAGTTGATGACCTGTCCACTTCACTCGAAAGTCTACAGAAAGCCAAG ATGTCTTCAGATAGccagatgaaaaaaatagaagaacAGCTCTATGAAGCCGCCAGGAGAGGAGATGACCAGCAAAAGGCACTCACTGAGCTTAGTGTTTCCAAAAACAGACTCACAG CTGATAATACCGACATTAGTCGGCgattgacagaggcagagaaTAAATCTGGCCAGTTGAGTCGTACCAAGTCTCTTCTCCAATCTCAACTGGAGGAGCTGAAGAAACAGCTGGATGAAGAGGTCAAA TGTAAGCAGACAGTCAGTGGAAATTTAAGCTCAGTGCGACAAGAGTGTGAGGGGCTCAAGGAGCAgctggaggaggagcaggagagCAAGCAAGAGCTGCAGAGGCTCGTTTCCAAACTCAACAGCGAGGTGACACAATTGAGAACCAAACACGAGACAGACGCCATTCAGTATGCTGATGAGCTGGAGGACACCAA AAAGAAGCTGGTATTGCGGCTCCAAGAGGCAGAGGAGGCAGTGGAAGCTACCCAGGCTAAATGCGCCTCTCTAGAGAAAACCAAACAGAGGCTTCAGGGAGAGGTGGAGGAACTGTGCATGGACATGGAGAAG GCCAGTGGATGTGGACAAGCACTCGATAAGAAGCAAAGGGTTCTCGAGAAACAGCTAGGAGACTGGAAGCAAAAGTGTGATGAGCTGGTCACAGAGGTGGAGGGTTGTCAAAAGGAGAGTAGACAACACGCAGGCGAGCTCTTCAAACTGAAGACGGTTCATGAAGAGACTCTGGAGCAGCTGGAAGCTTTACGTAGGGAGAATAAGGCATACCAAG TGGAGATTGCTGACCTGACGGACCAGCTCACAGATGGAGGCAAAAGTGTCCATGAGCTCCAGAAAGCAAAGAAGAAGATAGAGATGGAGAAAGAAGAATTACAGGCTTCATTGGAAGAATCAGAGGCAGCTCTAGAG GCAGAGGAAACCAAGTTAATGAGGCTGCAGCTGGAGTCGTCTCAGTCAAAAGCAGATCTGGAGCGCAGACTTCAAGAGAAGGAGGAAGAGATTGAAACTGCCCG AAAAAACCACCAGAGGGCATTGGACTCCCTGCAGGCCACTTTAGATGTAGAAGCTAAAGGTCGCATGGAGGGActgaagcttaaaaaaaaactagaggCCGATATTGCTGAACTGGAACTTCAAGTTGATCAGTATACCAAGAACAACGCTGAGTTAAGCAAGATCAGTAAAAAGACACAGCAACAGATTAAG GAGCTCCAAGCTCAGCTCGAGGAAGAAGTAAGGGCCCGTGAAGAGCACAAGGAGGAGATAGCGGCCTTGGAGCGCCGTTGTGCTCTGCTCGTTAATGACAGTGAAGAAACTCGCTCAGCCCTGGAGAGTACAGAGAGAGTTCGCAAAGCCCTGGAGATGGAGTTACAGGCTTCCaatgaaaaatacaatgatCTCAACAACCAG TTCCAATCAGTTCTGAGTGGAAAGAGGAAGCTGGAGGTTGATCTCCAAGCTCTGCACCACGAACATGAGGAGCTCCAAGGAGAGCTGAGGGGATCCGCAGATAAGTCCAAAAAGGCTAGCTCTGAG TTGGCCAGAGTAGGGGAGGAGCTACGCTTGgaacaagaacacacacttcatctagagaaggtgaagaaaggTCTTGAGACTCAGTTTAAAGACATGAGCACCAAGCTGGAAGAAGCAGAGCAGATGGCTATGAAAGGTGGCAAGAAGATCATCCAGAAGTTGGAGGGAAAG GTAAAGGAGTTGCAGCTTGAACTGGAGTCCGAGCAGAAACGACATACTGAGAGTGTCAAGACACTGAGGAAAAATGAACGCCGTCTCAAGGAGTTGGTCTTCCAGTCTGAGGAAGACCAGAAAAACCAGCTGAGAATGCAGGAGCTAGTGGAGAGGTTGCAGAACAAAATGAAGGCTTACAAGAGACAAATCGAAGAAGCT GAGGTGCAAGCCAACATGAATTTGGCCAAGTACCGGAAGACAGTCCATGAGCTGGACGATGCTGAGGAACGAGCCGACATTGCAGAGTCAGCGCTCACAAAGATAAGGTCAAAAAAGAGAGGGAGCTTCAGCAAGGGATACTCCTCT GGTTACAGCACCCCGTTCCCTAGTGTGATGCGGTCAGCCAGCTCAGTAGGCTCAGAGGGCCGAGGTGAGAAAATCCTGAGTGACGACAACGAATCCGTCAGCTCCCTTATCCCAGCTTATCTCAACTCCCTTAAGAAGCTCATGATCGACTAG